The window CGTAAACAAGAAACCCTTTCGGCTCGGTGCCATACGGAAAGACTGCGGGACCTGAGGCCGGCCTGTCCTCGTACGAGACAAGCCTCCAGGAACCAACAAGCCCCTGTGGAGCATCGCGTGCGTTCTCCCTCATTGAGAGCCTCCCGTCCGCCCACCAGGTAACGGAGGTGGGTATTGCATGGCTGACCTGCTGCTCTTTGCCAGGACGACAGCCAACAGAACAATATCGATCATGAGACTGAATACAATGAGGGCCCCATCTTCAGAAGACTCACCGACGCACCATCGCAACACTGAGACATGCCAGCCAGGTCCCGAACCATGCCGGCGCGTTGACCGTTACACTATCGACAAGGCTAGTCATGAGCTGCTGCATCGCGTCCGTCACCGGCGAGCGGGCACCGCGATCGATCGACTGGGAGAGCATGCGCGACTGCGCCACGATAAGCTGAGGCAGGTAATAAGTCTGGATGGCACCCAGGATACCTAGACTCCCCAGGATGATGCCCGATACGCCGACCGAGGTGACCCAACGAGGTCTCATGAATTCAGCCCCCGGCTACCCTGCTGCGCGCCTCAGCGGTCGCACCGTGACGGCGCCAAGGATCAGACCAGCGAGAAGCACGAACGCGACGACTCCCCGCGGCGAGACCACGCCACCCAACAGCGTGTCAACCGCCAGCGAGCTCAATGGGAAGCCCAGGCCGAGCGCGAAAATTGTCGCAGAGGCCCAACCATGGACCCGGACCGCGCTGCGCCGCAAAACCAAGGATTGCGTCATGCCCAACAAGAGCCCGCTGATAGTGCCCACGACGGCAAAGCTCAAAGCCCTCCCGAGAACTCCAACGCGCGCGACGTTCATTGCATGCCCTGTCAGGACGCGCCCACCCTGCTCCACCACGACCACTCCCAGCGCCAGACCAGCACCCAGCCCAACGCAGCTTGCGACTACCCACTGGTACGGCCGAGCCACCAGGGACCGCATGTGGTGCAACTGGCTGAGACCGAGAATGCCACCGACTAGACAGGTCACAGCCGGCGTAACGAGCATCATGCCAACGACAGCTGCGATGGGCCCCCCGAGGATGAGGCCCGCAACCATACCGGCCCCCAGGCCCACGGCCGTTATCAGCGTCCAGCCGAGCCCAAAGCGTTTGCTCTTCGAGTCCGCCATGATTGCCTCCCGTCACACGTTGAGTATGGCGTTGTTAGCCGGCTCCGGGTACACCGTCGAAAAAGTCAACGACTCCAGTGTTCAGCGAATACTCGGCTCCCACGACGAGGAGCCCATCCTTCTGGATGGACTGCTCAAGGACTTCCGATCCATGTCGCAGATGGTCGGCCGAGACGCGGATGTTGGCCCGAACGGCCTTCCGCACGAGAGCATCCGCCTGATCCCGGAATTCCTCCATCAACAACGCTTCCACGGATGGCCGGATACGGTCAACGATCGACCGGAGGTTCCGTGACTGGCCCTCCGAGGGACGCCCAAGCTCCTCGATGGTTGCCAGAACAGCCCCACACTCGGTGTGACCCAGGACCACAACGAGCCGAGTGCCGAAACGCTCCGCGGCGAACTCGACGCTCCCGATTTGAGAAGGGGCGACGATGTTCCCGGCGACACGGATGACAAACAAGTCACCAAGTCCTTGATCGAAGACGATCTCCGCCGGCACCCGCGAATCGGAACATCCGAGAATGATGGCAAACGGCTCCTGGCCTGCCGCCAGCTCGCGGCGACGCGTCTGGCCAGTGAGTGTGTCACGGCGACGAACGTCCATCACAAATCGGCGGTTCCCCTCGCGCAAGCGTTCGAGGGCTTCTTGGGCAGCGATCATCGACGTTTCATCCTCGTCCGCCTGACGCCCCGGGTAAGCTGCAGCACGGCGCGCGCGACAACGCCGCCATCAGAGCCCTCCGTTACCCACCACCCTGGCGATCGTGGTGATGGTATTCCAGTTGCGCGTGGTAACCGGGACCCCAAAGAGCCGGTCGAACTTGCCGAGGTGGCCGATAGCCTTCATCTGGCGTCGGTAAACGCCGAAGACAAACCGGTTGTCCGCCGCGAGGATCTTCACCAGCCACCTGCCGCTGGAAGGAAAGCTTATGGGCGTCGATGGCATCGAGCGGGGGCGTTTGGACAGGATGCTCACGAAACGAACGATATCGGGTCGCAGGGCCTGGTCCGCGAAATGATTCTGAGACGTCAGCCTGACAATCTCGCGACCGTGGCAGATCATGATCTCCGCCTCAAAGGGAAGCCTGCGTGCCATTTCGGCGCGGAGTTTCGCCCGGGTGACTGGCCGCCGGATCACGAAGGTGCCCGCCGCGCCGATGTTGACAACATCGAGGTGCTTGAGTCGTTCGGCCAGTGTCGAGGGTCGGAATGTCCTGTGACCGCCGACGTTGACTCCTCTCAGAAGAACCACGAGTGCCACGCGTTCCCTCCTCGTCGCGCCGCCTGGCGGCAAATTTGCGCAAGCAAATGTGATTCGAGTCCGGTGGGTC of the Candidatus Dormiibacterota bacterium genome contains:
- a CDS encoding carbonic anhydrase produces the protein MIAAQEALERLREGNRRFVMDVRRRDTLTGQTRRRELAAGQEPFAIILGCSDSRVPAEIVFDQGLGDLFVIRVAGNIVAPSQIGSVEFAAERFGTRLVVVLGHTECGAVLATIEELGRPSEGQSRNLRSIVDRIRPSVEALLMEEFRDQADALVRKAVRANIRVSADHLRHGSEVLEQSIQKDGLLVVGAEYSLNTGVVDFFDGVPGAG
- a CDS encoding DUF1697 domain-containing protein; the protein is MALVVLLRGVNVGGHRTFRPSTLAERLKHLDVVNIGAAGTFVIRRPVTRAKLRAEMARRLPFEAEIMICHGREIVRLTSQNHFADQALRPDIVRFVSILSKRPRSMPSTPISFPSSGRWLVKILAADNRFVFGVYRRQMKAIGHLGKFDRLFGVPVTTRNWNTITTIARVVGNGGL